In one window of Coleofasciculus chthonoplastes PCC 7420 DNA:
- the hcp gene encoding hydroxylamine reductase, translated as MFCEQCEQTASGNGCHQWGACGKSPQLNAVQDLLVYCLRGLAPVVIKARQLGISTHDEDVFTCESLFATMTNVNFDRKRFTKYVRDCIEKRDNLKAKVKEASPEPVKWTRVSGYHPDFNESLVEQGQDLALGFISESARDVDIFSLKLTVLYGIKGAASYTFHAQELGQEDEQVYEFIQEALDALNHQDFTLDDWVNLALKVGEINLRAMELLDAGHTNTYGHPTPTPVPLNPRKGKAILVSGHDIRQLEAILKQTADKGITVYTHGELLPAHGYPLLKQNYPHLYGHYGTAWQNQTKEFAKFPGAIIVTTNCLMPPHETYDEKLFTIGPVGFAGINYIPAEEGNIPNFSPAIQQSLDMPGFVEEQPPRQVMAGFARNAVLNVADQVIDGVKQGKIRHFFLVGGCDGAKPERNYYTEFVEKVPEDCIVLTLACGKFRFFDQQLGEIGSLPRLMDVGQCNDAYSAIQIALGLAKAFDMDVNQLPLSMILSWYEQKAVAVLLTLLYLGIKDIRLGPTLPAFISPNVFKLLSEKYQLKAITTPDEDLAACLG; from the coding sequence ATGTTTTGCGAACAGTGCGAACAAACCGCCAGTGGTAATGGCTGTCATCAATGGGGCGCATGTGGTAAAAGCCCCCAACTTAACGCCGTTCAAGATTTATTAGTCTACTGCTTGCGCGGACTTGCGCCAGTGGTGATTAAAGCCCGTCAGTTAGGCATTTCTACTCACGATGAGGATGTCTTCACCTGCGAATCCTTATTCGCCACAATGACAAATGTCAACTTTGACCGGAAACGGTTTACTAAGTATGTCCGTGACTGTATCGAGAAGCGAGATAATTTAAAAGCTAAAGTCAAGGAAGCTAGCCCTGAACCCGTCAAATGGACAAGAGTGTCTGGGTATCATCCTGATTTTAATGAGAGTTTAGTCGAACAGGGTCAAGATTTAGCATTAGGCTTCATTAGTGAATCGGCGCGTGATGTTGACATCTTCTCCCTGAAACTTACGGTTCTCTATGGAATTAAGGGCGCGGCTTCCTACACCTTTCATGCTCAAGAATTGGGACAGGAAGATGAGCAGGTGTATGAGTTCATTCAAGAAGCATTAGATGCCCTGAATCATCAAGATTTCACCTTAGATGATTGGGTAAATTTAGCCTTAAAGGTAGGAGAAATTAACCTGCGGGCGATGGAATTATTGGATGCGGGACATACCAATACATACGGACATCCCACACCGACACCCGTTCCCCTGAATCCCCGAAAAGGCAAAGCTATCCTTGTCTCTGGACATGATATCAGACAACTGGAAGCCATCCTGAAACAGACGGCTGATAAAGGGATTACCGTTTACACCCACGGTGAACTTTTACCCGCTCACGGTTATCCTTTACTCAAACAGAACTATCCCCATCTGTACGGGCATTATGGTACAGCTTGGCAGAATCAAACCAAAGAATTTGCTAAGTTTCCGGGGGCGATTATTGTCACTACCAATTGTTTGATGCCGCCCCATGAAACCTATGATGAGAAACTATTTACCATTGGTCCTGTTGGGTTTGCCGGCATTAACTATATTCCGGCGGAGGAGGGTAACATCCCCAACTTTAGCCCCGCGATTCAACAATCCTTAGATATGCCTGGGTTTGTGGAAGAGCAACCCCCGCGTCAGGTAATGGCAGGATTTGCCCGGAATGCGGTGTTAAATGTGGCGGATCAAGTGATTGATGGGGTTAAGCAAGGCAAAATTCGTCACTTCTTCCTAGTTGGCGGTTGTGATGGCGCGAAACCGGAGCGCAATTATTACACTGAATTTGTGGAAAAAGTACCGGAAGATTGTATTGTTCTCACGCTAGCTTGTGGTAAGTTCCGTTTCTTTGATCAACAATTGGGAGAAATTGGTTCTCTGCCTCGGTTGATGGATGTGGGACAATGTAATGATGCGTATTCGGCGATTCAAATTGCCTTGGGATTAGCGAAGGCGTTTGATATGGATGTGAATCAATTGCCATTGTCAATGATTCTGTCTTGGTATGAACAGAAGGCGGTTGCTGTGTTGTTGACGCTGCTGTATTTGGGAATTAAGGATATTCGTTTGGGTCCCACGTTACCGGCGTTTATTTCTCCAAATGTTTTCAAATTGCTGTCGGAGAAGTATCAGTTGAAGGCGATTACAACACCAGATGAGGATTTGGCGGCTTGTTTGGGTTGA